The DNA segment TGATTTTGTGTTGGACCCGTCAGCCGTTGAGCTGCCATTCAATTATTCTGTAAACGAATTCCCGGATGTGGCTCCTTACTTGCAACGTCAGCATCCGGAGGATGAAGAGCTCTTGCGGCACTGGCTGCGACCTTTTTTGAGGGTTAATGGAAGCGCGCGGACACTGGATTTTCTTATAGCCTTGAACAAATCCGTTCCGATCTTCTTCAACTACCGGCGGCGCGAGGAACATGGCGTGCAAAGTCCCGGTCAGACATTGCGTTACCGCTCCGGTTCATGTCGGGATTTTGCGCTGCTTTTAATGGAAGCGGCACGGATAATGGGCTTGGCCGCCCGTTTCGTAAGCGGATACATGTGCCAGTCTGCCAGCGGCGTGCATCAGGCAGCCTTGGGTGCGACCCACGCCTGGACCGAGATCTATCTGCCGGGAGCGGGCTGGAAAGGTTTTGACCCGACGTGTGGCATCCTCGCAGCAGATTCACATGTAAGGGTCGCAGTCACGCGATTGCCTTCACAGGCGGTGCCGGTCGGCGGCAGTTTCACGGGAAATTCTGTGCATTACCGGGGATTGCAAGTGATGGTGGACGCTCGCGTAGTGGAGTAAATCACTCCACCACCCATCGCTTCGCCTTCAATTCATAACGCGGCAAAGCATTGGCCGCTACGATCTCGATGGGCACCCGCAAAGCGAGTGATTCTTGAAACGCCTTTTGCAGACGTTGCACGAAAGCTTTCGTGTCCGCGCAATCAGCCACTAGCTCCACTTCCAACTTCAGTTCGGTGAGTGATTGCACTTTCGTCACACGCACGCGGTATTCGGCCACTTCAGGAAATTGACGCACGATGGATTCTATCGCGGTGGGATAGACGTTTACGCCGCGTACCACGATCATGTCATCTACGCGACCCAAGATGCCGCCTTCCAACGCGAGGACGTGGCGTCCGCATACACAAGGTTCATTAGCACCCCGCGTCTGCACCTTCACCAGATCACCTGTGCGATAGCGCAGGAGCGGGGAACCGGTGCGGCCCAAGGTGGTGAGGACGAGTTCGCCACGGGCAGCAAGTGCGCCGGTTTGTGTGTCGATGACTTCGGGGTAAAAAGCCGGTTCAATGATATGCAGAACGCCTGCTTGAGCAGGGCATTCGTAGGTCACCGGGCCCACTTCTGTCATGCCGTGATGATCGAAGATGCGGGCATTGTTCCAAAGGTGGCTGAGCCGTTCACGCGTGGCCGGAATGCTGCCGCCAGGTTCACCGGCAACGACGATCGTGCGCAGCGGAATCTGCGTAAGATCGATCTTCTCCTGCGCGGCCACTTCGGCGAGATGCAGCGCGTAAGTGGGCGTGCAGCAGAGGGCGGTGGCCTGATGCGCGATCATGGAGCGCAAACGCGCGGCGGTGCTGAGGCCCCCACCCGGAATGCACATCGCCCCGATGTGTTCACCGGCTTCGAACGCGAGCCAGAAACCGATGAACGGGCCGAAGGAAAAAGCGAAGAAGATGCGGTCCTTGTTCGTGATCCCGGCGGCGTGAAAGACCTCCGCCCAATTCGTCACCATCCAAGCCCAGCTTTCCGGCGTATCCAGCCAGCGCAAGGGATTGCCCGTGGTGCCACTGGTCTGGTGCGTGCGCGTGTAACGCTCGAGCGGAAAGGAAAGGTTCGTGCCGAAGGGCGGATGCTCCGCATGATCGGCCACGAGTTCGGTCTTCGTCGTGAAAGGAAAGCGCGCGCTGAATTCCGCG comes from the Verrucomicrobiia bacterium genome and includes:
- a CDS encoding transglutaminase family protein, giving the protein MLLSISHITLYRYDQPVALGTHRLMVRPLEGHDVQIRSSTLKISPTARVRWIHDVFGNSIALADFLEPAAELRVESAVKVEQYNTNPFDFVLDPSAVELPFNYSVNEFPDVAPYLQRQHPEDEELLRHWLRPFLRVNGSARTLDFLIALNKSVPIFFNYRRREEHGVQSPGQTLRYRSGSCRDFALLLMEAARIMGLAARFVSGYMCQSASGVHQAALGATHAWTEIYLPGAGWKGFDPTCGILAADSHVRVAVTRLPSQAVPVGGSFTGNSVHYRGLQVMVDARVVE
- a CDS encoding AMP-binding protein → MPGDFPNRDVIACEQLAAVNRLLEVIHAGNAFYQEKFMAADAPHRVASLAEFSARFPFTTKTELVADHAEHPPFGTNLSFPLERYTRTHQTSGTTGNPLRWLDTPESWAWMVTNWAEVFHAAGITNKDRIFFAFSFGPFIGFWLAFEAGEHIGAMCIPGGGLSTAARLRSMIAHQATALCCTPTYALHLAEVAAQEKIDLTQIPLRTIVVAGEPGGSIPATRERLSHLWNNARIFDHHGMTEVGPVTYECPAQAGVLHIIEPAFYPEVIDTQTGALAARGELVLTTLGRTGSPLLRYRTGDLVKVQTRGANEPCVCGRHVLALEGGILGRVDDMIVVRGVNVYPTAIESIVRQFPEVAEYRVRVTKVQSLTELKLEVELVADCADTKAFVQRLQKAFQESLALRVPIEIVAANALPRYELKAKRWVVE